A genomic window from Longimicrobiales bacterium includes:
- a CDS encoding NADP-dependent malic enzyme yields the protein MVIREREVLDYHDGGRPGKLDIVASKPFLTQRDLSLAYTPGVAIPCLKIQQDPLDAFRYTGRGNLVAVVTNGTAVLGLGNIGALAGKPVMEGKAILFKRFADVNVFDIELDTQDPDELIRCVKLLEPTFGGINLEDIKAPECFYIEETLQKQMDIPVFHDDQHGTAIISSAALLNALELTERDISKVRVVFAGAGAAGIACANMYLALGVDPANVLMVDSKGVLYEGRGEESNPYKAQYIRKTDRHTLGEALDGADIFVGVSSKDLVTQDMVRAMAKNPIVFAMANPDPEITYEAAKAARPDVIMATGRSDYPNQVNNVLGFPFIFRGALDVRARAINMEMKIAAARSLAELAKEDVPDSVINAYGGDRFSFGPEYIIPKPFDARVLTREAVAVARAAVETGVAREPISDWDEYADRLERRILGKAHQVTRTLMHKARSAGRKRIVLPQSGEEKILRACQVLIDDNAVQPVLVGDADVIGARATELGIDLSGVEIFDPQPSLEAYADELYRLRGRKGVTPQTARLLLQDSAYIGAMMVHMGDADGLVHGLNRSYPETIRPALQVLRLREGVTRVAGLYCLIVRDRVLFFADATVNIDPTAEELAEIAVASAAVARRFFDIEPRVAMLSFGNFGSVDHPYAQKMARATEIARLRDPGLIVEGEMAPDTALVPEIVEANFPHSRIRGNANVLIFPNVQSGNISLKLVHRIAGGEVIGPILIGMNKPINALNYFSSVQEIVNLTTITGIMAGTQA from the coding sequence ATGGTCATTCGGGAGAGGGAAGTTCTCGATTATCACGATGGCGGCAGGCCGGGCAAGCTCGACATTGTCGCCTCCAAGCCATTTCTGACGCAGCGCGACCTGTCACTGGCCTATACGCCGGGCGTCGCCATTCCCTGCCTGAAGATTCAGCAGGACCCGCTGGACGCGTTCCGTTACACGGGCCGGGGCAACCTGGTGGCAGTGGTGACGAACGGTACTGCAGTGCTGGGCCTGGGCAACATCGGTGCGCTGGCGGGGAAACCCGTCATGGAGGGCAAGGCGATCCTGTTCAAGCGCTTTGCCGACGTGAACGTGTTCGACATCGAGCTCGACACGCAGGACCCGGATGAGCTGATCCGGTGCGTCAAGCTGCTGGAGCCGACGTTCGGCGGCATCAACCTGGAGGACATCAAGGCGCCGGAGTGTTTCTACATCGAGGAGACGCTCCAGAAGCAGATGGACATCCCGGTGTTCCACGATGACCAGCATGGCACGGCGATCATCAGCAGCGCGGCGCTTCTGAACGCACTGGAGCTGACGGAGCGCGACATATCGAAGGTGCGCGTGGTCTTCGCCGGCGCGGGTGCGGCGGGCATCGCGTGCGCGAACATGTACCTGGCGCTGGGAGTGGACCCCGCGAACGTGCTGATGGTAGACAGCAAGGGTGTGCTGTACGAGGGGCGTGGCGAGGAGTCGAACCCGTACAAGGCGCAGTACATCCGGAAGACGGACCGGCACACGCTGGGTGAAGCCCTCGACGGTGCTGACATCTTCGTGGGCGTATCGAGCAAGGACCTGGTGACGCAGGACATGGTGCGTGCGATGGCGAAGAACCCGATCGTCTTCGCCATGGCCAATCCCGATCCGGAGATCACGTACGAGGCCGCCAAGGCCGCGCGGCCCGACGTGATCATGGCCACCGGCCGGTCGGACTATCCGAACCAGGTCAACAACGTGCTCGGTTTCCCGTTCATCTTCCGCGGCGCCCTCGACGTGCGGGCGCGAGCAATCAACATGGAGATGAAGATTGCGGCCGCGCGTTCGCTGGCGGAGCTGGCGAAGGAGGACGTGCCGGACTCGGTGATCAATGCCTACGGCGGTGACCGTTTCTCGTTCGGCCCCGAATACATCATCCCGAAGCCGTTCGACGCGCGAGTGCTGACGCGTGAGGCAGTTGCGGTCGCACGCGCGGCGGTGGAGACGGGCGTTGCGCGGGAACCGATCAGCGACTGGGACGAGTACGCCGACCGCCTGGAGCGGCGCATTCTCGGGAAGGCGCACCAGGTCACGCGCACACTGATGCACAAGGCGCGTTCAGCCGGGCGCAAGCGGATCGTCCTGCCGCAGTCGGGTGAGGAGAAGATCCTGCGTGCGTGCCAGGTCCTGATCGACGACAATGCCGTGCAGCCCGTACTGGTCGGTGACGCCGATGTGATCGGCGCGCGCGCGACCGAGCTCGGCATCGACCTGAGCGGTGTAGAGATATTCGACCCGCAGCCCAGTCTCGAGGCGTACGCAGACGAGCTGTATCGTCTGCGCGGGCGGAAGGGCGTCACACCGCAGACGGCGCGGCTGCTGCTCCAGGACTCCGCGTACATCGGCGCGATGATGGTGCACATGGGTGACGCGGACGGTCTGGTCCATGGCCTGAACCGCTCGTACCCGGAGACGATCCGCCCTGCGCTCCAGGTGCTGCGGCTGCGCGAGGGCGTCACGCGCGTCGCCGGTCTGTACTGCCTGATCGTGCGCGACCGCGTCCTCTTCTTTGCCGACGCCACGGTCAACATTGATCCGACGGCGGAGGAGCTGGCGGAGATCGCGGTCGCTTCCGCAGCCGTCGCACGACGGTTCTTCGATATCGAGCCGCGCGTGGCCATGCTCTCGTTCGGCAATTTCGGCTCGGTCGATCATCCCTATGCGCAGAAGATGGCGCGGGCGACGGAGATTGCGCGCTTGCGCGATCCCGGCCTCATCGTCGAAGGCGAGATGGCGCCCGATACCGCGCTCGTTCCGGAGATCGTGGAGGCGAACTTCCCGCATTCACGCATCCGCGGCAACGCGAACGTGCTGATCTTCCCGAACGTGCAGTCCGGTAACATTTCGCTCAAGCTCGTGCACCGGATCGCAGGCGGCGAGGTGATCGGGCCGATCCTGATCGGAATGAACAAGCCGATCAACGCGCTCAACTACTTCTCGTCGGTACAGGAGATCGTGAACCTCACGACAATCACCGGCATCATGGCGGGGACGCAGGCCTGA
- a CDS encoding dienelactone hydrolase family protein, with the protein MTPRRSILSALPLLLAVLTACSTTSAGEEQDAADTDANAQPAAVSQEPDLPPGAPEAAARLDASPRHGEWVMIGTGGDSIRAWVVYPERSTPAPVVLVVHEIYGLTGWIRSVADQLAADGYIAIAPDLMTAYDVPTDESGDPVREQATRTIRTLDPATYHPQLVAVAEWGMSQPSAADSYGIVGFCWGGSASFRHAIESSSVDAAVVYYGSSPDTETLSRVNAPVLGLYGGDDARVNASVPPADSALKALGKPYEYHMFDGAGHGFLRDQQGRDGANMAATRRAWPMTVAFFREHLGS; encoded by the coding sequence ATGACACCTCGCCGGAGCATTCTCTCCGCATTGCCGCTGCTGCTGGCGGTACTCACTGCCTGCTCGACCACGTCCGCCGGTGAGGAGCAGGACGCAGCCGATACCGACGCCAATGCGCAGCCGGCCGCCGTCAGCCAGGAGCCCGACCTGCCGCCGGGCGCCCCCGAGGCCGCCGCACGTCTGGATGCGTCACCGCGGCACGGCGAGTGGGTGATGATCGGAACGGGCGGCGACAGCATCCGCGCGTGGGTGGTGTATCCTGAGCGGAGCACGCCTGCACCGGTCGTGCTGGTCGTCCACGAGATCTATGGTCTGACCGGCTGGATCCGCAGTGTAGCCGACCAGCTCGCGGCGGACGGCTACATCGCGATAGCACCGGACCTCATGACGGCGTACGACGTGCCGACCGATGAGAGCGGCGATCCGGTGCGCGAGCAGGCGACGCGCACGATCCGCACGCTCGATCCCGCCACGTATCATCCGCAGCTCGTCGCCGTGGCGGAGTGGGGGATGTCGCAGCCGTCTGCTGCGGACAGCTACGGGATTGTCGGCTTCTGCTGGGGCGGCTCCGCATCGTTCCGCCACGCGATCGAGTCGTCGTCTGTCGATGCGGCGGTCGTGTACTACGGCTCATCCCCGGACACGGAGACGCTGTCGCGCGTCAATGCGCCTGTTCTCGGTCTCTACGGCGGTGACGACGCGCGCGTGAATGCGAGCGTACCGCCTGCCGACTCGGCGCTGAAGGCGCTGGGCAAGCCTTACGAGTATCACATGTTCGATGGAGCCGGGCATGGATTCCTGCGCGACCAGCAGGGTCGCGACGGCGCCAACATGGCCGCCACGCGCCGCGCCTGGCCGATGACCGTGGCGTTCTTCCGCGAGCATCTCGGCAGCTGA
- a CDS encoding D-aminoacylase, translated as MRYLTLTVLSATLAGCAAGPVEYDTIIRGGTIYDGSGGAPYAADIGIIGDSIAAISDLAAAQAPLVVDASGLAVAPGFINMLSWATESLIEDGRSQSGIRQGVTLEIFGEGSSMGPLNETMKAQDKAEQGDIKYDITWTTLGEYLEHLETRGVATNVASFIGATTVRIHELGHEDREPTGAELERMRALVRQAMEEGALGVGSSLIYAPAFYAKTPELVALAEEAGRFGGMYISHMRSEGNAVLEAVDELITIAREADVPAEIYHLKLAGADNWPKLDSVIAKIDAARAEGLHITTDMYLYTAGATGLDAAMPPWVQEGGLQEWKKRLQDPATRARVEEEMRTPTDEWESLYLLSGSPERVLLVAFKQDSLKYLTGKSLADVAALRGVSPELAAMDLVVADDSRVGTVYFLMSEENVRRQIALPFMSFGSDAGSMATEGVFLRSNPHPRAYGNVARLLGRYVRDEKVIPLEEAVRKLTTLPATNLQLRRRGALQVGHYADVVVFDPATVMDHATFDQPHQYSTGVQHVFVNGVQVLKDGEHTGALPGRVVRGPGWTGWERN; from the coding sequence ATGCGCTATCTCACCCTGACCGTGCTGTCTGCCACCCTCGCCGGCTGCGCCGCTGGGCCCGTCGAATACGACACGATCATCCGCGGCGGCACGATCTACGACGGCAGCGGTGGTGCACCGTATGCCGCCGACATCGGGATCATCGGTGACTCGATCGCGGCGATCAGCGACCTGGCGGCAGCGCAGGCGCCCCTGGTCGTCGATGCCAGCGGTCTCGCGGTCGCGCCCGGATTCATCAACATGCTGTCGTGGGCCACGGAGTCGCTGATCGAGGACGGCCGATCGCAGAGCGGCATCAGGCAGGGCGTCACGCTCGAGATCTTCGGCGAGGGCTCGTCCATGGGGCCGCTGAACGAGACGATGAAGGCGCAGGACAAGGCGGAGCAGGGCGACATCAAATACGACATCACGTGGACGACGCTCGGGGAGTACCTGGAGCATCTGGAAACGAGGGGCGTGGCCACGAACGTCGCGTCGTTCATCGGCGCCACGACCGTACGCATCCACGAGCTGGGCCACGAGGATCGCGAGCCGACCGGCGCGGAGCTGGAGCGCATGCGCGCACTGGTGCGGCAGGCAATGGAGGAGGGCGCGCTCGGTGTCGGCTCGTCGCTCATCTATGCGCCGGCGTTCTACGCGAAGACGCCGGAGCTCGTGGCGCTGGCCGAGGAGGCGGGCCGCTTCGGCGGCATGTACATCTCGCACATGCGCAGCGAAGGCAATGCCGTGCTCGAGGCGGTGGACGAGCTGATCACGATCGCGCGCGAAGCGGATGTGCCGGCAGAGATCTACCACCTGAAGCTGGCCGGCGCCGACAACTGGCCGAAGCTGGACTCCGTGATCGCGAAGATCGATGCGGCACGGGCGGAAGGCCTCCACATCACGACGGACATGTACCTCTACACGGCTGGGGCGACCGGTCTCGATGCCGCCATGCCGCCCTGGGTGCAGGAGGGCGGGCTCCAGGAATGGAAGAAGCGGCTCCAGGATCCGGCGACGCGCGCGCGTGTCGAAGAGGAGATGCGCACGCCGACCGACGAGTGGGAGAGCCTCTATCTGCTTAGCGGCTCGCCCGAGCGCGTGCTCCTGGTCGCGTTCAAGCAGGACTCGCTCAAGTACCTCACGGGCAAGTCCCTCGCCGACGTCGCCGCCTTGAGGGGCGTTTCACCCGAACTGGCGGCCATGGACCTGGTCGTTGCGGATGACAGTCGCGTCGGCACCGTTTACTTCCTGATGTCCGAGGAGAACGTGCGGCGACAGATCGCACTGCCGTTCATGAGCTTCGGCTCGGACGCAGGATCGATGGCCACGGAAGGCGTGTTCCTGCGATCCAATCCGCACCCGCGCGCCTACGGCAACGTCGCACGCCTGCTCGGCAGATACGTCCGCGACGAAAAGGTGATCCCGCTCGAGGAGGCGGTGCGGAAGCTGACGACGCTCCCGGCGACGAATCTGCAGCTGCGGCGGCGCGGTGCGCTTCAGGTCGGACATTACGCGGACGTCGTCGTGTTCGATCCGGCGACGGTCATGGACCACGCGACATTCGATCAGCCTCACCAGTACTCGACGGGTGTCCAGCACGTATTCGTGAATGGCGTGCAGGTGCTGAAGGATGGCGAGCATACCGGCGCACTGCCCGGCCGCGTCGTGCGCGGCCCCGGATGGACGGGCTGGGAACGCAACTGA
- a CDS encoding DUF4397 domain-containing protein, which produces MNNPRSILLLLLTAALLPACEENAVQEIAGPPAGGAAIKFFNFAPGSPGVNFYANDIKVTAVSTTACVTLTETNEVECTTTGSESTSGVTYGGSANGANGWYSDIAPGQYTVSGRIAAATDKNLAISNLQTNLADGARYSYYLSGPYNGVTKTADSFIVQDPIPAIDHSVAYVRFVNAVSNAAPMVLHATNTETNAQTAVGGDVAYKSAGAFTSLAPGTYDLATRTAGGATDLITRANVGFSAGRVYTITARGSITGTAALDNTANH; this is translated from the coding sequence ATGAATAATCCTCGATCCATACTGCTGCTGCTGCTGACAGCAGCGCTCCTCCCGGCGTGCGAAGAGAACGCGGTGCAGGAGATTGCGGGACCGCCCGCCGGAGGCGCAGCCATCAAGTTCTTCAACTTCGCTCCCGGTTCACCCGGAGTGAACTTCTACGCGAACGACATTAAGGTGACTGCCGTCAGCACCACCGCGTGCGTCACCCTTACGGAGACGAACGAGGTGGAGTGCACGACGACCGGCTCGGAGTCGACGAGCGGCGTCACCTATGGCGGTTCTGCGAATGGTGCGAACGGCTGGTACTCCGATATCGCGCCGGGGCAGTACACCGTGAGTGGCAGAATCGCTGCCGCGACGGACAAGAACCTCGCGATTTCCAACCTGCAGACGAATCTCGCCGATGGCGCACGCTACTCGTACTATCTGAGCGGGCCGTACAACGGCGTAACGAAGACGGCGGACTCGTTCATCGTGCAGGACCCGATTCCTGCGATTGACCACTCGGTCGCATACGTCCGGTTCGTCAACGCAGTATCGAACGCAGCGCCGATGGTTCTCCACGCGACGAATACGGAAACGAATGCGCAGACGGCGGTGGGTGGCGATGTTGCGTACAAGTCCGCCGGCGCATTCACGAGCCTGGCGCCGGGTACCTATGACCTGGCGACGCGCACAGCGGGAGGTGCGACCGATCTCATCACGCGCGCCAATGTGGGATTCTCGGCCGGCAGGGTGTACACGATCACAGCCCGGGGCAGCATCACGGGGACGGCCGCGCTCGACAATACGGCCAATCACTGA
- a CDS encoding RagB/SusD family nutrient uptake outer membrane protein, with translation MKKFNLAVLVAAATVSTACDNFLDVNDNPNAPETVTANLYLPPMLHWVATAPQFDGRFVGRYTEQWVLPHTTGTPNIWSRMGYDRGSDNAAQQWRDVYWTMGQNLVDLMNLAEAEERWDILGVGYILKAWGWLALTSLHGEIIIEQAFDVTRFQFDYDTQELAYQEVLRLLDEAIVNLERTDGAVDAGYLAVGDRIYNGDRTKWLKVAYGLKAMALNHFSNKASYDPAQVIALVDQSLTGNADDPLFPYPGVDAANADKNFWGRTRSNIVNYRQTQFTLELMDGTQFGGVEDPRMTRMLAASPDGEYRGIDPDIGYSAFTTDERPNNLHGFAGTGGQGEPGRYLFDDKSKIPVMLTYSQLQFIKAEAALLMGNQSLAKAAYLEGISSHIDFVNARNAETANPTITQISAQEKADFLASPEINPPTLTLSHIMSQKFIAQWAWGHNELWMDMRRYDYTDLDPVSGTQVFRGFTIPANLDTDNGGRPVERLRPRYNSEYVWNREGLEAIGGLAPDYHTVPMWITEQ, from the coding sequence ATGAAGAAATTCAACCTAGCCGTCCTCGTCGCCGCGGCGACTGTGAGTACGGCATGTGACAACTTCCTGGATGTCAACGACAACCCCAATGCACCGGAGACGGTAACGGCGAACCTGTACCTGCCGCCCATGTTGCACTGGGTTGCGACGGCACCGCAGTTCGATGGCCGTTTCGTCGGCCGCTATACCGAGCAATGGGTGCTGCCGCACACCACGGGAACGCCCAACATCTGGTCGAGAATGGGTTACGACCGCGGCAGCGACAACGCCGCGCAGCAGTGGCGTGACGTCTACTGGACCATGGGCCAGAATCTGGTCGACCTGATGAATCTCGCCGAGGCCGAGGAGCGCTGGGACATCCTCGGTGTCGGTTATATCCTGAAGGCCTGGGGCTGGCTGGCGCTGACCAGCCTGCATGGTGAGATCATCATCGAGCAGGCCTTCGACGTGACCCGCTTCCAGTTCGACTACGACACGCAGGAGCTCGCGTACCAGGAAGTGCTGCGTCTGCTCGACGAGGCGATCGTCAATCTGGAGCGCACTGACGGAGCCGTCGACGCCGGCTACCTCGCTGTAGGAGACAGGATCTACAACGGCGACAGAACCAAGTGGCTGAAGGTCGCCTACGGCCTGAAGGCGATGGCCCTGAACCATTTCAGCAACAAGGCGAGTTACGATCCCGCACAGGTGATCGCACTGGTCGACCAGTCGCTGACGGGCAACGCCGATGACCCCCTGTTCCCGTATCCGGGCGTCGACGCAGCCAATGCTGACAAGAACTTCTGGGGTCGCACACGCAGCAACATCGTGAACTATCGGCAGACGCAGTTCACGCTCGAGCTGATGGACGGAACGCAGTTTGGCGGCGTGGAGGACCCGCGCATGACGCGGATGCTCGCGGCATCGCCCGATGGGGAGTACCGCGGCATCGACCCTGACATCGGCTACTCGGCGTTCACCACCGACGAGCGTCCGAACAACCTGCACGGGTTTGCGGGCACGGGCGGCCAGGGGGAGCCCGGCCGGTATCTGTTCGACGACAAGTCGAAGATCCCGGTGATGCTGACGTACTCGCAGCTCCAGTTCATCAAGGCTGAAGCGGCACTGCTGATGGGCAACCAGTCGCTGGCGAAGGCTGCATATCTGGAGGGGATCTCGTCGCACATCGACTTCGTGAACGCACGCAACGCGGAGACTGCGAATCCGACCATCACGCAGATCTCGGCGCAGGAGAAGGCTGATTTCCTGGCATCGCCGGAAATCAACCCTCCCACGCTCACGTTGTCCCACATCATGTCACAGAAGTTCATCGCGCAGTGGGCGTGGGGGCACAACGAGCTGTGGATGGACATGCGCCGCTACGACTACACGGACCTGGATCCTGTGAGTGGAACGCAGGTGTTCCGCGGGTTCACGATCCCGGCGAACCTCGATACCGACAACGGCGGTCGGCCGGTCGAACGGCTCCGCCCGAGGTACAACTCGGAGTATGTATGGAACCGGGAAGGTCTCGAAGCGATTGGCGGGCTCGCACCCGACTATCATACAGTGCCAATGTGGATCACCGAACAGTAG
- a CDS encoding SusC/RagA family TonB-linked outer membrane protein, translating to MKFIHVCARSVAGLAVAAALLIGSSDTGAAQSTGTIRGRVVDAQTQRPLAGAEVSVVGTQRRMTTNEQGDFLLVSMPPGTHRLSVTFIGYAEAEQTVTVAAGQTARADFELSTDAISLEAVVVTALGQTSRQRALGTAQQTVSGREIAQSQKENFVTALQGRVSGVEITNTSGVPGGGALVTIRGVSSISGSNQPLMIIDGLPVDNSTQHTGSFASTSTFENRGIAFTNRASDFNPEDIETLTVLKGPEAAALYGIDAANGAIVITTKRGKAGVGGLDYSNSIKVEIPGRIPELQRVYGPNEEGSSTYLYWGSPYPGNATFYDNIDGFFQNALTQKHNLSFSGASEDSRINYRLAASTLQMSGVIPTAKYDRINVTASSQAEATSWLHTDASIQYSTDSNDQPYSGTDGALLGLLSWPDTIDATDWLTPAGTRRRITTLSTAAEQDNPYFSVNKNRNNSQTTRTNVNVGLTLRPVSWGNLQTRIGVDNYTTERELVRHPESGILGGANTGGTLDKVNDVTRGINAQTLLNFHRYRISDDFGITGMLGNQISDRKGTVAALAGSDFLDPNFVSINNTNLRSTKTTIAQRRLVSAFGQAQIDFRNYLYITATGRNDWTSTIPKGSNSFFYPSLSGSFIFSDAFPAIGQFMTGKLRAGWAEVGKDAPPYSYRQALEFKTTSYGGYGYGFWGPNPNLKPEFATSYEFGTELGFLDNRVGLDATVYRKETRDQIVTSIRSSYATGFILLNVNGASTRNEGVELTLRATPVLRTDLAWDVQANFTRARGKVLALPAVLPEYYSSDTWLYGNIRNGTSPGLSTMSMTGRFYQRNRHGDILIDPTNGLPLRTSDFIDAGYDRQPDFLIGLSNRVQYKAFSLDFLLDIRRGGDIFNATEHYLTARGLSTRTLDRDQPRVVKGVLRDGLENTDNPTPNTIVVIPSVNTSYYLGMSEENFIEKDINWVRLRDVTLSYRLPNGVFGSRHASVYVTGTELFLLTNYSGLDPIVSATSAATGGSGGTGIDYGNFPTPIGLNFGVRVGF from the coding sequence ATGAAATTCATACACGTCTGTGCCAGGTCAGTCGCTGGCCTCGCCGTGGCGGCAGCCCTGCTGATAGGCTCGTCCGATACCGGCGCAGCGCAAAGCACCGGGACGATCCGGGGCAGAGTCGTCGATGCCCAGACCCAGCGCCCGCTGGCCGGGGCCGAGGTTTCCGTGGTCGGCACCCAGCGGCGGATGACGACGAACGAGCAGGGTGACTTCCTGCTCGTGAGCATGCCGCCAGGCACGCACCGCCTGTCCGTGACGTTCATCGGCTATGCGGAAGCCGAGCAGACGGTCACGGTTGCGGCCGGTCAGACTGCGCGAGCGGACTTCGAGCTGAGCACGGATGCGATCAGCCTCGAGGCAGTCGTGGTCACCGCCCTTGGCCAGACGTCCCGGCAGAGGGCGCTCGGCACGGCGCAGCAGACGGTGTCGGGCAGAGAGATCGCCCAGTCGCAGAAGGAGAACTTCGTCACGGCGCTCCAGGGGCGGGTCTCCGGCGTCGAGATCACCAACACGTCCGGCGTGCCGGGCGGCGGTGCCCTGGTCACGATCCGTGGTGTGAGCTCGATCAGCGGCAGCAACCAGCCGCTGATGATCATCGATGGTCTCCCCGTCGACAACAGCACACAGCACACGGGCTCGTTCGCGTCCACGAGCACTTTCGAGAACCGGGGCATCGCGTTCACGAACCGTGCTTCGGACTTCAACCCCGAGGACATCGAGACGCTGACCGTGCTGAAAGGCCCGGAAGCGGCCGCGCTGTACGGGATCGATGCGGCGAACGGTGCGATCGTGATCACGACGAAGCGCGGCAAGGCCGGCGTGGGCGGACTCGACTACAGCAACAGCATCAAGGTCGAGATTCCCGGCCGCATTCCGGAGCTGCAGCGTGTGTACGGTCCGAACGAGGAGGGCAGCAGCACTTATCTGTACTGGGGTTCGCCGTATCCCGGCAATGCGACGTTCTATGACAATATTGACGGGTTCTTCCAGAACGCGCTGACCCAGAAGCACAACCTCTCGTTCAGCGGTGCTTCGGAGGATTCCAGGATCAACTACCGGCTCGCTGCGAGCACACTCCAGATGAGCGGCGTCATCCCGACCGCCAAGTACGACCGCATCAACGTGACGGCATCGTCGCAGGCGGAAGCGACGTCATGGCTGCACACGGATGCGTCGATTCAGTACAGCACGGACAGCAACGACCAGCCGTACAGCGGAACGGACGGCGCGCTGCTCGGCCTGCTCTCCTGGCCGGACACGATCGATGCGACCGACTGGCTGACCCCGGCCGGTACACGCCGGCGGATCACGACGCTGTCCACGGCCGCCGAACAGGACAACCCGTACTTCAGCGTCAACAAGAATCGCAACAACTCGCAGACGACGCGTACGAACGTCAACGTCGGGCTAACGCTCCGGCCGGTGTCGTGGGGCAACCTGCAGACGAGGATCGGCGTCGACAATTACACGACCGAGCGCGAGCTCGTGAGGCACCCCGAGAGCGGTATCCTCGGCGGCGCCAACACGGGCGGCACCCTGGACAAGGTCAATGACGTCACGCGCGGGATCAACGCGCAGACCCTGCTCAACTTCCACCGTTACCGGATCTCGGACGATTTCGGAATCACCGGCATGCTGGGGAACCAGATCAGCGACCGGAAGGGCACTGTTGCCGCGCTGGCGGGCTCCGACTTCCTGGACCCGAACTTCGTGTCCATCAACAACACGAACCTCCGTTCCACGAAGACCACGATCGCGCAGCGCAGGCTCGTCAGCGCGTTCGGCCAGGCCCAGATCGATTTCAGGAACTACCTCTACATCACGGCGACCGGTCGAAACGACTGGACGTCCACCATCCCGAAGGGCTCCAACTCGTTCTTCTATCCGAGCCTCTCGGGCAGCTTCATCTTCTCCGATGCGTTTCCGGCCATTGGCCAGTTCATGACCGGTAAGCTCCGCGCCGGCTGGGCGGAGGTGGGCAAGGACGCTCCTCCCTACTCCTACCGCCAGGCCCTGGAGTTCAAGACCACCTCGTACGGCGGCTACGGCTACGGGTTCTGGGGCCCGAACCCCAACCTCAAGCCGGAGTTCGCCACGTCCTACGAGTTCGGCACGGAGCTCGGATTCCTGGACAACCGGGTCGGTCTCGACGCGACTGTGTACCGCAAGGAGACGAGGGACCAGATCGTCACCAGCATCCGGTCCAGCTACGCGACCGGGTTCATTCTGCTGAACGTGAACGGCGCCTCGACGCGCAACGAAGGTGTGGAGCTCACGCTGCGCGCGACGCCGGTCCTGCGCACCGATCTGGCGTGGGATGTCCAGGCGAACTTCACGAGGGCGCGCGGCAAGGTGCTCGCACTGCCGGCCGTGCTGCCCGAATACTACAGCTCGGACACGTGGCTGTACGGCAACATCCGCAACGGCACATCGCCCGGGCTGTCCACGATGTCCATGACGGGGAGGTTCTACCAGCGGAACAGGCACGGTGACATCCTCATCGATCCGACGAACGGGCTGCCGCTCCGCACGAGCGACTTCATCGACGCCGGGTACGACCGCCAGCCGGATTTCCTGATCGGTCTCTCCAACCGGGTGCAGTACAAGGCGTTCAGCCTGGACTTCCTGCTCGATATCCGGAGGGGCGGCGACATCTTCAACGCAACAGAGCACTACCTGACGGCGCGCGGTCTCAGCACCCGCACGCTCGACCGCGATCAGCCGCGCGTGGTCAAGGGTGTGCTGCGCGACGGCCTCGAGAATACAGACAACCCGACGCCGAACACGATCGTGGTGATTCCGTCCGTGAATACCAGCTACTACCTCGGCATGAGTGAAGAGAACTTCATCGAGAAGGACATCAACTGGGTACGCCTCAGGGATGTGACGCTGAGCTACCGTCTGCCGAACGGAGTCTTCGGCAGCCGTCACGCCAGTGTGTATGTCACGGGCACGGAGCTGTTCCTCCTGACGAACTACTCCGGCCTCGACCCGATCGTGAGCGCGACGAGCGCTGCTACCGGCGGCTCGGGCGGCACGGGCATCGACTACGGTAATTTCCCGACGCCGATCGGTCTCAACTTCGGCGTTCGCGTGGGATTCTGA